In Setaria italica strain Yugu1 chromosome IX, Setaria_italica_v2.0, whole genome shotgun sequence, the genomic stretch TTCCTCCACACTTTATTCTCTCCCAGCTTCACATGTATTTAGGCTACTCACAATTTCACCTCTAAAGACCCAGGTTTTTGAAGGAGATAGACAGAGCCCTCCAGTCCagtctctccctcctcccttcctccaacTTTACCTTCTggctcttcctccctcccttcacACACACGCTCACATAAACATACAGAGACACACAAGAAGCCCTGTGAAAGCTTAGACTAGTGGTAGCATAGCATCACATtttgttcttcttcctttgcTTCAGGAGGCAGTTAGGACATTGGTGTTACCGGGCTCTTTCCTCCAAACAGAATCCAGATTTTGTTCTCATCCTCAattctctcatctctctccctccctccctccctctctctgtcCATCAAATCACAAGCTTTGTTTATAGAAAACAAACAGTTGTCTCTGCCTCTGCTTGGCTTCTTCTACCTGCTTCGGCTGTCCATTTTTGCAGCAAGCAACAGTCTCTTCGGCTGCATGAGTGTTCCCCCGAGCAACAATGAGAGATGGCAGCAACACCACCAAGAAGAGCAGGGTATCTTCCATTCCAGGACCTTCACTGAGCTCTGCGTTCTGAAATtaattgttttgttttgttcctCCGTGCTTCCCCTTGATGTGTTGCTGTGACTTGCAGCTCTCGTGGTCCAAGAGCTTGGTGAGGAAGTGGTTCAACATCAGGAGCAAGGCCCATGATTTCCATGCCGACGATGTAGCTGCAGTTGGGAGGACAGGTGCGTATTTCTGTGAGTTCGCTGTGTGTGTTTCTATCAGTGGGCCTGATTGCTCCCCATTGCTCCAACAGTGAGCTCGCCATGTCTTTCTCTGTCTCCTGAAGATCAGTTTTGTTGTTTCTTCATCTTCTCGTCTGTCCTTGTCTTGTTTCTCTTTTCTTGCCACTTGCAGAAAGCTCCCAACTTTCCAGTTTTCCCAAGCTCGTTACCAGCTCTTGCCTGATCGATGGTTTCCTGGTTCGATTGCAGGAGGGGGCGATGATGAGTGGAGGGGCAGCAGCTTCACCAGGAGGGAGCCTAGCACAGTCAAGAAGAGCAAGACAGGTGAGCAACTACCAAAGGCTTCATCTTTGTTATCTCAACGGACACATTTCTGAATTGTTTCCTTTGCCGCGTGGCATATTGATTCAGAGAGGTCCTCGAGAAGGAGCAATGGGCACTCGAGGCGGGGCAAGATTGACCTTGACGCCGCTGAAGCTACAGTGACATTGGACTATAGGTACACTTCTGCATTGCAATGTTAGTGCTCATACCCAATCCCATATTTGGACCGTAAATAACTCCTCTTGTTCTTGAAGTAGGATATTTGTTGCTACATGGAATGTTGGTGGCCGTTCCCCACCAAATAACATGAGTCTTGAGGACTGGCTCCATGCTGCACCTCCTGCCGACATCTATGTCCTCGGGTACTTGATAGTTGATACACCTCTGTGTTAGTATCTGAATTCTTGTGACAGTGCTTACAAGTAAGATAATACTGATTCTGTCAACGCTGTTGTGTTTAGGTTTCAAGAAATCGTCCCGCTGAATGCTGGGAACGTTCTTGGGACAGAGGACAATGGCCCAGCAAGGAGGTGGGTGTCACTGGTCAGGAGGACACTGAACAATTTGCCAGGCACTAGTGGCAATGGGAGCTTCCGGACACCGTCTCCGGCACCTAACCCAGTGGTGGAGATAGATGATGACTTTGAGGGTTTGTCGTCGAGGCAGAACAATGCACCATTCTTTCATCGTCGGTCTTTCCAGGCTGGGCTTAGCCGGAGTTTGAGGATGGAGGGCGACATTCTTGCTCCCCAGCCAAGGCTGGAACGTCGGTACAGTGTCTGTGACAGAGCAATCTATGGCCATAGGCCTAGTGACTATGAGAACACCTGCCGGTGGGGTGGATCATCAGATGATGAAAATAATACCGGAGAGTCACCGAGTACAGTGTATTCACCAATGTCATATGGATATGGTAATACATCCTCTCTGGAAGACAGTCAGAGACGAGCTGGTCATACTAGGTAAGTTTTAATTTCGAAGTTTTCATTCCTGAAGCTAAAGTCATGATATTTAGTTTAGTGAATCATTTTTGTGGTGACTGGATGTTCAGATACTGTCTGGTGGCAAGCAAACAAATGGTGGGATTGTTTCTGATGATTTGGGCTCGGAAAGACATAAGGGATGACATAAGAAATCTGAAGGTTTCTTGTGTTGGGAGAGGACTGATGGGCTACCTTGGGAATAAGGTTAGTCATAGTATTCTAGTACTACTTGATCACGTGAATTTTATTGCTTTTCCAGTCTACCTTATATGACTTGATCACAAACAAGAAATCTTGCTAGCTTAAATATTCAATGGTaaagaatttgttttccagggTTCAATTTCGATTAGCATGTCATTGCACCAAACAAGCTTCTGCTTCGTCTGCAGCCACCTGACTTCAGGACAGAAGGAAGGTGATGAGCTGCGCAGGAACTCTGATGTACTGGAAATCATCAGAAAGACCAGGTTTCCAATGGTCTATGGGCAGTATGAGCGTTCACCAGAAACCATCTTCGAGCATGAGTAAGCAAAGAACCTTACAGTGGACTTATGGAGTTTGTTCCATATACATTTGTAACTTTGGGTCCCTTGTTTTTCCTTTCTTTGCAGTCGAATCATCTGGCTCGGGGACCTAAACTACCGAATTGCGCTTTCCTATCGGTCAGTGAAGGCCCTTGTGGAGATGCGCAATTGGAAAGCATTGCTGGAGAAAGATCAGGTGAGAGCTTGGTAACCCTTCTTGAGCACAATGTATGCGTGTGTGTAGCGTTGAAGCTCTAGAAAGCAGTAAAATTCTTGTTCCACAGGCAACTCAGTGCCTTTAGTCTTGTCGTTCTTTTACTTTATCATGTTACAAGATTTCTGGTAGCTTGGCAAAAGCAAAAGAGCAATTGTTTTCATTATTAAAATTATTTCGAAATATTCTATGATCTCAAAGACATGAAAACTTGGAACTTTCAGCTAAGGATCGAGCAAAGAGGTGGACGAGTATTTGTTGGGTGGAGTGAGGGGAATatatatttccccccaacataCAAGTACTCGAACAATTCTGACAAGTACGCCGGAGATGACATGAACCAGAAGGAAAAGAGGAGAACTCCAGCATGGTATTTTAGCTGCAGAATTTAGTGCCAATTTTTTTGCCGGATTTTGTACAGTCAAGTAAATTCAGTAATATTGCCCTGCAGGTGCGACCGTATCTTATGGTATGGAAGAGGCCTTGGTCAACTGTCATATGTACGAGGTGAATCTCGCTTTTCGGACCATAGGCCAGTCTACAGCGTCTTCAGTGCAGAAGTGGAATCAATCAATCATAGCCGGATCCAAAAGATGAGTTGCTCAAGTTCTCAACTGGACATTGAAGAACTGCTGCCTTACTCATATGGATACACTGACATCAACCCCTACGGATACACCGACTTAAACTTCTACTGAAAGAGTTCAAGGATTTCAGTCTTCAGGATCCTCTGAATGTTGAATCCTATAACTAGCGATGAAAAGGTAGGCTTTGGAGAGGATTTGGGTTCTTACTTGAAATGTATATGTGGCATTAATGCACTGATAATTTACAATGTCAGGTTGTATTGTGGATGAAGATCCAAAATTTATTGGACCTAAGCTTCAGCTTCTGATAGTCAGTAAGCGCTATCCATATATCATGATCAGTACAGTCGATTCGCTCAGCAATCAAGAACTGGCTGAATTTAGTAAAATGGAAGACCTGCACATTGGGCATCTTCAGAAGTGCTCGGATGGTATGCAATATTTAAGTAATCGAGACAAGGTACGAGTATGATCAGTTTCATGTAAGCAGAGCTACATTTCTGGTGCATGAGTGAGAGGTCTGacgagtcactcaagcctatttCCTCTCTCTTTTGCAGGTGAGGGCCATGttctctgaactctgaacaaaAGTTACATACTGCAACAAGGGGCGTGGTTCACTGACTTACAGCAAAACCGTTCGTTTTTGGGGCAGACAGTACGATATTCAATCATAAGCTCAGAAGACTTTGGTCACAGCAAAGATACTACTGACAGCAGCGGCAAGCGTGCACTAGATATATGCTTCTTTTTTAACCTGTACATTGTAGGGCAACATTTTCAGACAATAACGACAAGCAGTCCTTTGCATAGTTTACTTCTCTGGTTATATTAAAGCTGTAAAAAAGGCCCATGAACGCCTGCATCGCTCGTATCATTTCCATGGATGGAAAAAAGGATGTGTGGGCCATCATTGCCATGTTTTTGTTTTATGAGCATCGTCTGGATCAGTTGAGCTGACAAAAAGGCTACCTGTCACATTTTCACCAGCCGTCGCCCTGCAGGAAAATGTGTTCTACCCCTCTTTTCACTGTTCCTGGCAGGGGGGGCTAGgggtaaaaaaaaatgctacTGGAACCTGCAGAGACACCTGTGATATTCTTTTTCGTTTGTATTGCAACTTTGCAAGTGCAAGAGCACGCCGTGATGAGGTCTAGCATGGAATGATTTGGCTACAGGTTGGTGTGCACTGCATGATGGTCAGATTGAGTGCAGCCTGAACATGCTTCAGTGGTGCAGACCGTTCCCATTGGACCTCGCATGTAGTGTGATTCAGTCTTTGGCATCAAGTGTTGAACTGCAGAAGAACTCAAATTTGAGGCACTGTTGTATCTGTCGAGTTACTGAAGATGAAATCGTTTTTTATTAACAGATACTGCTCTCCTGAAGCAAATCTTTGTCCACTGAAAAAAAGGGGCTGGTTGCGGTTGACAACAAGTAATAACAGATCACAACGTTCTGACCCCAATGTTTCAACAGGGGAAATGCAGAGTTCTAGGCCGCTTTAACCTCATTTCCTGCCGAAGAACCTGATCACTTTTTACAATACAGTTATTCTTGATTGGTGTGTTAGCCCTTAACAGAAGATAAACCTAGCTAACTCTTACTGCGCCTAGCCTCAAAAGGAGAGCGAGTTGGGAGGAAATGACAGCCATCTTTCACCTTCTTTTGTGCGGCGGTGTGGATCTGAAACAACTGTAAATTCCACTTCCACCAAACCTAAGCTGCTGTCTATCAAGGTGTCGGAACTGTTAACCAAGCAAGTTACCTGTCAATGATCTGTCTTAGCTAACATTTCAGTAAATAACTGTGCAGTGCTGGCTACTTTCATAGTATAAAGTTTTTGTTTACGTGGGGCCACGTCCATGTAGGAGCTATAGCATATATGTGTGTGTTCATGTGCCGGGTGAATGTAACAATTGAGGTCTGGGAATAAAAGAATCTCCATGAGCATGGAGCAAAATGGCTGTGCCATGGCGCCCTTTGGGCGTTGAGGTGATTGGTGGAAAAGCATATGCTATGCATGAGAGGACACGACGGTGGGAGGGAGAAGGAGCTGGCCCTAGAGCCAGAGGGTATTCATGCCTTCCCGCGCGGTGAAGAAGAGCGAGGAGACGGACGGATTTTTGCATGGGACCAACCCAAACAATGCAAATGGTCGTCAAGAAGGCTCATGATCCCGGCCAGATTTCTCCCACTCGACGACGATCGGATTCTGCATGCATCCCTGGGGTGATTGTGTTGCGTCCCGGGCCGGCTAATCATTGGATCGGCCGCTGAAACAGTGCCTCATGCATCATCCATGACTAGACTGCATGCCGCTCTTTTTGCAGCATGCAACAATGCaagtgtgtgcgcgcgcgcataCATGGCCAACCATTTAAACTCGTTGAGGTTAAGAACATGTATGCTAAAAATATGAAAATTTCAAATCTCTTTTCGAACAAATGTATGTGGTAAAATTTTCAATTTTGTTGAAGAGGAGAGAAGGAAATGGATAATCCTGGGTAGGGTAGGTACGGAGACAGACATGGATGGATACTCATCACAACATTGTGGCAGCAACGTGCAAGAAGCATCAACTGCCGGCTGTCACCGTTGATGCGGCTCGGATCTCGAGGAgcgcatgatgatgatgatggctgATGTCATCGCTCTCGCTTCCCAGGACCCAGAAAACCATGGCCATCATTTCCACCACGTACCTCTACTGCTACTGTGCAGTGCAGGAGAGTGTTCGTCACGACAGAGCAAGCAACAATTCATTCGCTCCAGAATTAGCAAAGAATGCACAGCCTTTATTTACTCTATGACGTGTGCTAAGCAATCAGCTATTCAGCTCAGCTCCACGACCTGGATGTAGTACAGCATGTTATGGGTTCTTGCGCAGAAGATTACAAAGAACCTATCAGTgataaagagaaggaaaaaatcgAACAGGATCGATCGACGAGGAAATAGCAAATGGACAGTGCACTTTTGCATCGAACAATCTCTGCGTGCATGGGGGGAAGCACAGGTTCGTTCCTGCTTAAAGTCTAAAGCTCGATGGCTATCATCATTCAGAAGTGCTTGCATGAGAGCACGACGATGGAAGATTCAAGAGTGGCCTCGCATTGTCCCGTCATGCACTGATCATACGTGCCATTCAAGCAAGGGttcatgcatatgcatgtgtTACCGCGACGTGCTGCAATCATGCAAGGTTGTGCTTGTGCGCGGGTGATAATTCTATAAACACCACCATGCAGCATGAAGAGACAAGACTgtaaaaagagagagagggaaggtaGGGTTTTTGATGTGGGCAAATATAGGGTACAGCTTGGCAAGATTAACTGAGATTTAGCAGattttttgcattttttcaATTTGAGGCCAAATTTAAAGTTGAGAAGAAAGTGCAACGATCAACCTGCAGGGGAAAACCGAAGAGATGGGCCGCAGAGCATCTGCTGCAGAACTTTGGGCATGCATGGGGGCATCGGCCGGCATTCAAGTTGAACACAGCACTACACATCGCCCTTTGGCTTTGGGAAGAGGactgcagcagctgcaggagAAAAGACGGTTGGATTGGAAATGAGCTAGCCGGGTGGGGAAGAGAATCTCTCCCCCAGCTACATACTAGTACCCCTTTTCCTTTTGGGCATTTTTTGCGTAGGGCAGAAgctgtcagaactcagaagagAGGCCACAACCCTACATACCCGGCCGGCCTCAGTCACTCCTCCCTCGCTCTAGTCCCTTCACTTTCActtccttgcatgcatgcacgctgACTCATCCACACTCCACAGACGACAACGGCATGGAACATGCATGCACCGTGCAAGTGTAGTAGCAGTGCCATCGTGTCTAGACAAACATcgatgcatgcatgctgcttCAGAAGTTACGACTTGTTGTGATCTAGTCGTCCAACTCTTTCGACCATGCATGCGTGTCAGTGCACCGGCCGGGCGCCCGGCTACACTTCTACTTGTAGTCGACACGTACGGGACTCGCCGATCATGTCGATGGCTCACTCGGTCGGCGTCGCCTGTCGCGTGTAGTACGCGAGTAGCGTTCAGGGTATTGTGTGCAGTTGGGGCCTTTGGGGGCACTACAGGAAGAAGAGTACATGTACTTGCGGTGAAGATGCATGGTACTTGTTGATGGTATGGTTGGTGGAGTCTTTTTACCGCTACCTTCCAGAGAACCACACACGGAGCAATGCAACAAGATAACGCCAACGGTCACATCGTCCCCAAGGCCGGCCGGCCTAAGAAGCGTGCATGTACTTGATCGGCCGGCACTCCGATCCGCTGGGCATCAAGATCACCTCTCGATCGCCGGCGGGCGCCACATGCAAATCGGACCCCTCCTTTTCTCTCATGACGTACACGTTCTCCCCTCACTCGGAGCTGTGAGGCGGCGGGTCGTTCACTGTTGCCATCCGAGAGCGCGGAGAGCCCATGGATCTAGCTGCAACGAACATGGCAACAGTGGACGGCACCGGCGGGCACTGGGCCACGGCCCACTGGCTTACACGCGCGGGTCGGCCAGTGCCGCGCGCGCTGCGGCCTGACGGCGGCCTCTGCTGCGTTGCAGCGGGATCTTCGGCCGAACACAACCACCACGAACAAACCGATATACGAAACAATTGCCTACAAAAGATATCAGGCAATCAAATTATCGCCCATTACGAGTTCGGACACGTAATCAGGCATTGAAGGTGCTTGTATTTCCTCCCAAAAAATCGGAGCCgaataaaaaaaactagtaaAATGCCACCAAATAGTAACCAATGAGCCAACGAATGGTAAACGAAAAAAAGGACGGTAGCTACGTGACGGGAGCTGTATTCATATCAAATGGTTTACAACCTTTAAATCTAGATCCGGATTTTCCCTTTCTCTCCCTCGTCACTCTCTTCTACCTCCATGCCTTCCTCGCGCAACTGGCCGACACCTGACGCGACGCTCACCAGCACCTCTTGCCTGACTCTAGCAGCCTCGActacctccgccgccgtccAACGCTAATTCGTTTGGCTCATACTTGCCTACCACATATGTGCCGCCC encodes the following:
- the LOC101761761 gene encoding type I inositol polyphosphate 5-phosphatase 4 isoform X1, with product MRDGSNTTKKSRLSWSKSLVRKWFNIRSKAHDFHADDVAAVGRTGGGDDEWRGSSFTRREPSTVKKSKTERSSRRSNGHSRRGKIDLDAAEATVTLDYSRIFVATWNVGGRSPPNNMSLEDWLHAAPPADIYVLGFQEIVPLNAGNVLGTEDNGPARRWVSLVRRTLNNLPGTSGNGSFRTPSPAPNPVVEIDDDFEGLSSRQNNAPFFHRRSFQAGLSRSLRMEGDILAPQPRLERRYSVCDRAIYGHRPSDYENTCRWGGSSDDENNTGESPSTVYSPMSYGYGNTSSLEDSQRRAGHTRYCLVASKQMVGLFLMIWARKDIRDDIRNLKVSCVGRGLMGYLGNKGSISISMSLHQTSFCFVCSHLTSGQKEGDELRRNSDVLEIIRKTRFPMVYGQYERSPETIFEHDRIIWLGDLNYRIALSYRSVKALVEMRNWKALLEKDQLRIEQRGGRVFVGWSEGNIYFPPTYKYSNNSDKYAGDDMNQKEKRRTPAWCDRILWYGRGLGQLSYVRGESRFSDHRPVYSVFSAEVESINHSRIQKMSCSSSQLDIEELLPYSYGYTDINPYGYTDLNFY
- the LOC101761761 gene encoding type I inositol polyphosphate 5-phosphatase 4 isoform X2 gives rise to the protein MRDGSNTTKKSRLSWSKSLVRKWFNIRSKAHDFHADDVAAVGRTGGGDDEWRGSSFTRREPSTVKKSKTERSSRRSNGHSRRGKIDLDAAEATVTLDYRIFVATWNVGGRSPPNNMSLEDWLHAAPPADIYVLGFQEIVPLNAGNVLGTEDNGPARRWVSLVRRTLNNLPGTSGNGSFRTPSPAPNPVVEIDDDFEGLSSRQNNAPFFHRRSFQAGLSRSLRMEGDILAPQPRLERRYSVCDRAIYGHRPSDYENTCRWGGSSDDENNTGESPSTVYSPMSYGYGNTSSLEDSQRRAGHTRYCLVASKQMVGLFLMIWARKDIRDDIRNLKVSCVGRGLMGYLGNKGSISISMSLHQTSFCFVCSHLTSGQKEGDELRRNSDVLEIIRKTRFPMVYGQYERSPETIFEHDRIIWLGDLNYRIALSYRSVKALVEMRNWKALLEKDQLRIEQRGGRVFVGWSEGNIYFPPTYKYSNNSDKYAGDDMNQKEKRRTPAWCDRILWYGRGLGQLSYVRGESRFSDHRPVYSVFSAEVESINHSRIQKMSCSSSQLDIEELLPYSYGYTDINPYGYTDLNFY